A window of Novosphingobium terrae contains these coding sequences:
- a CDS encoding MarR family winged helix-turn-helix transcriptional regulator: MSHLETMPGHLIRRLQQISMGRFSARMAEAGLDLTSVQYAALLTLQDHPDLDQQTLAGMIAYDRVTLGAVIDRLVQRGLIERGINPDDRRARVLRLTTQGHEMIALASGWVEKVQEDLLALLAPEEQATFLALLTKATASGNALSRAPFKGQASPASAKAGD, from the coding sequence ATGAGCCATTTGGAAACCATGCCCGGACATCTGATCCGCCGCCTCCAGCAAATATCGATGGGGCGTTTCAGCGCCCGCATGGCCGAGGCCGGTCTCGATCTCACCTCGGTGCAATATGCCGCCTTGCTGACGCTGCAGGATCACCCCGATCTCGATCAGCAGACCCTTGCGGGCATGATCGCCTATGACCGCGTCACGCTGGGCGCGGTCATCGACCGGCTGGTGCAGCGCGGCCTGATCGAGCGCGGCATCAACCCCGATGACCGCCGCGCCCGCGTCCTGCGGCTGACGACGCAGGGGCATGAGATGATCGCTCTGGCCTCGGGCTGGGTGGAGAAGGTGCAGGAGGATCTGCTCGCGCTGCTGGCGCCTGAGGAACAGGCCACCTTTCTGGCCCTGCTGACCAAGGCGACAGCGAGCGGCAATGCCCTCAGCCGCGCCCCCTTCAAGGGGCAAGCCTCACCCGCTTCCGCCAAGGCCGGGGACTGA
- a CDS encoding tautomerase family protein yields MPFANFKFPQAAMNKAQKEELVHRTTAMLAEYFGEGAKAHTMVLIEEVPDGGYARSDEVFIIPEAYRARD; encoded by the coding sequence ATGCCATTTGCCAATTTCAAATTCCCTCAGGCCGCGATGAACAAGGCTCAGAAGGAAGAGCTGGTTCACCGCACCACCGCCATGCTGGCCGAATATTTCGGCGAGGGCGCGAAAGCCCACACGATGGTGCTGATCGAAGAGGTGCCGGACGGCGGCTACGCCCGCTCTGACGAGGTCTTCATCATCCCTGAGGCCTATCGCGCCAGAGACTGA
- a CDS encoding SDR family oxidoreductase — translation MSLIALVTGASSGFGRMIARDLAHAGHTAYASMRGTAGKNVQAVADNDAYAAQHGIDLHAIELDVQDEASIKAAVEAIIARHGRIDVLVQNAGHMVFGPSEAFAPEQLAQLYDVNVLGAQRVNRAVLPHMRERKQGLLVWISSSSVAGGVPPLLGPYFAAKAGMDALAVSYARELAPLGIETSIIVPGAFTSGTNHFAHAGSPGDRAVEQAYVASYPPQFSAHLLDALAATVPADADPASIGQAVADVVGMEHGTRPFRLVIDPASDGSEVSFAVIDRVRAEFLHRIDHADLLHPAR, via the coding sequence ATGTCCTTGATTGCCCTTGTCACCGGCGCATCGAGCGGCTTTGGCCGGATGATCGCGCGCGATCTCGCCCATGCCGGGCATACGGCCTATGCCTCGATGCGCGGCACTGCCGGAAAGAACGTGCAGGCCGTGGCCGACAATGATGCCTATGCCGCGCAGCATGGCATCGACCTGCATGCCATCGAACTGGATGTGCAGGATGAGGCCTCGATCAAGGCCGCGGTGGAGGCCATCATCGCCCGCCATGGCCGCATCGATGTGCTGGTGCAGAATGCCGGCCATATGGTCTTTGGGCCGTCCGAGGCCTTTGCCCCCGAGCAACTGGCCCAGCTTTACGATGTGAATGTGCTGGGCGCCCAGCGCGTCAACCGGGCGGTGCTGCCACATATGCGTGAGCGCAAACAAGGCTTGCTGGTCTGGATTTCCAGCAGCAGCGTGGCGGGCGGTGTGCCGCCGCTGCTGGGGCCTTACTTTGCGGCCAAGGCGGGGATGGATGCGCTGGCGGTCAGCTATGCCAGAGAACTGGCGCCGCTGGGGATCGAGACATCCATCATCGTGCCGGGCGCCTTTACCAGCGGTACCAACCATTTCGCCCATGCCGGATCGCCCGGGGATAGGGCCGTCGAGCAGGCCTATGTCGCCAGCTATCCGCCGCAGTTTTCGGCCCATTTGCTCGATGCTTTGGCGGCCACCGTGCCAGCTGACGCCGATCCGGCAAGCATCGGGCAGGCGGTGGCCGATGTGGTCGGCATGGAGCACGGCACGCGCCCCTTCCGCCTTGTGATCGATCCGGCCAGTGACGGATCAGAGGTCAGCTTCGCGGTGATCGACAGAGTTCGCGCCGAATTTTTGCATCGCATCGATCACGCCGACCTTCTTCATCCCGCGCGATAA
- a CDS encoding SDR family oxidoreductase: protein MIHQHQRSAIVTGGSKGIGAAIAQRLAHDGFAVTVNYGHDREAADTIVKTIIAQGGQAIAVQADLGDPKAMTALFDATEAAFGRVDVLVNNAGMMKLAPIAEMEDDAFEQQVALNLGGVFRGMREAARRLRDGGRIVSFSSSVVGLYQPGYGVYAATKAGVEAMTHILAKELGQRGITVNAVAPGPVETELFLKGKSEAQVKAIAGMNPFGRLGQPDDIASVVAFLAGPDGGWVSGQTIRANGGVI from the coding sequence ATGATCCATCAGCATCAGCGCAGCGCCATCGTCACCGGCGGGTCCAAGGGCATCGGCGCGGCCATCGCCCAGCGCCTCGCCCATGACGGTTTCGCCGTCACCGTCAATTACGGCCATGACCGTGAGGCCGCCGACACCATCGTCAAGACCATCATCGCTCAGGGCGGACAGGCCATCGCGGTGCAGGCCGATCTGGGCGATCCCAAAGCGATGACTGCCCTGTTCGATGCTACCGAAGCGGCGTTTGGCCGGGTCGACGTGCTGGTCAACAATGCCGGGATGATGAAGCTGGCCCCCATCGCCGAGATGGAGGATGACGCCTTCGAACAGCAGGTTGCGCTCAATCTGGGCGGTGTGTTTCGCGGCATGCGTGAAGCGGCCCGGCGGCTGCGCGATGGCGGGCGGATCGTCAGCTTTTCCTCCAGCGTGGTGGGGCTCTATCAGCCCGGTTACGGCGTCTATGCCGCCACCAAGGCGGGCGTTGAGGCGATGACCCATATCCTCGCCAAAGAGCTTGGCCAGCGCGGCATCACCGTCAATGCCGTGGCGCCCGGGCCGGTCGAGACCGAACTGTTCCTCAAGGGCAAGAGCGAGGCGCAGGTCAAGGCCATCGCGGGGATGAACCCCTTCGGGCGCCTCGGTCAGCCTGACGACATCGCCAGCGTGGTCGCCTTTCTGGCCGGGCCTGATGGTGGCTGGGTCAGCGGCCAGACCATCCGCGCCAATGGCGGCGTGATCTGA